One window from the genome of Blastocatellia bacterium encodes:
- a CDS encoding alkaline phosphatase family protein codes for MSKNPKKQAVIIGLDGATFDIIDPMIAEGKLPNLRELITQGVSGPLRSTLHPNSFPGWSSCTTGTSEGMHGVYSPFIKQPGAYEFRAMSALDIQTKTVWEILSERRRNVGVVNVPTTYPVVPVEGFLVTGMLTPTLQSNFTHPTELKSELLKTIPDYIIEPKRNTDKVEKAAEFRLCLDARQRALDFLLPKYDWDFLMMVYSILDRTQHDFWADMDRTHHKHEAKTEFKNFIYEMYEKADVAVGRLLKHIPEGTPILVCSDHGFCASHYEIRLNEWLREQGWLAYQDGFAWKAKQKLASLKEKVENRIKVAAPAGWDNALDKKALRGKAIFEEIDWSKTKVFFGQDRGVWINLQGREATGIVPQKDYLPLLQEVKTKLKQLKSPFDNLPAFEQVLTREEAFQGRYSELLPDLVLITRDSSYVPLEGRSQQGTFIASSTTSGAHAPYGIFIACGEGFHKGLKIENAHLRDIAPTALYAMDEALTEDMDGRVLQEAFLPEVSMSRPIRRQGSSYRDGVSSNAFEDGEEEEIKERMRALGYIS; via the coding sequence ACTTTTGACATCATTGACCCAATGATTGCCGAAGGTAAACTACCTAATCTGCGAGAATTAATTACTCAAGGTGTTAGCGGCCCGCTTCGCTCAACACTTCATCCAAATAGCTTTCCTGGCTGGTCAAGTTGCACTACTGGAACATCTGAAGGAATGCATGGGGTTTACTCACCTTTTATTAAACAGCCTGGTGCTTATGAATTTCGCGCAATGAGCGCGTTAGATATTCAAACAAAAACCGTTTGGGAAATACTTTCTGAACGTCGTCGCAATGTAGGCGTGGTCAACGTTCCTACAACTTATCCAGTTGTCCCGGTAGAAGGTTTTTTAGTTACAGGAATGCTTACCCCAACTTTGCAGTCAAATTTTACACATCCAACAGAGCTAAAAAGCGAATTATTAAAAACAATTCCAGATTACATAATTGAACCTAAGCGAAATACTGATAAAGTAGAAAAAGCTGCTGAATTTCGCCTCTGCCTAGATGCTCGTCAACGAGCCTTAGATTTTCTGTTGCCAAAATATGACTGGGATTTTCTAATGATGGTTTACTCGATTTTAGACCGAACTCAGCATGATTTTTGGGCTGATATGGACAGAACACACCATAAACATGAGGCAAAAACCGAGTTTAAGAATTTTATTTATGAAATGTATGAAAAGGCAGATGTAGCTGTTGGGCGACTGCTAAAACATATTCCAGAAGGCACACCGATTTTAGTTTGTTCTGATCATGGTTTTTGTGCTTCACATTATGAAATTCGCCTTAATGAATGGCTACGTGAACAAGGTTGGCTTGCTTATCAAGATGGGTTTGCTTGGAAAGCAAAACAAAAGCTAGCTAGCTTAAAAGAAAAAGTAGAAAATCGAATTAAAGTAGCTGCTCCAGCCGGGTGGGACAATGCTTTAGATAAAAAAGCTTTGCGGGGAAAAGCAATTTTTGAAGAAATAGATTGGTCAAAAACTAAAGTCTTCTTTGGTCAAGATCGAGGTGTTTGGATTAATTTGCAGGGGAGAGAAGCAACCGGAATTGTCCCACAAAAGGATTACCTGCCGCTTTTGCAAGAGGTAAAAACAAAGCTAAAACAGCTTAAGTCACCTTTTGATAACCTACCAGCTTTTGAGCAAGTTTTGACTAGAGAGGAAGCTTTTCAAGGTCGCTACTCTGAACTACTTCCAGATTTAGTTTTAATTACTCGTGATTCAAGTTATGTACCGTTAGAAGGTCGTAGCCAACAAGGAACTTTTATTGCTTCTAGCACCACTTCAGGCGCACATGCTCCTTATGGAATTTTTATAGCCTGTGGAGAGGGATTTCATAAAGGGTTAAAAATAGAAAATGCTCATTTGAGAGACATTGCACCTACCGCGCTTTATGCAATGGATGAAGCATTAACAGAGGACATGGACGGACGAGTTTTGCAAGAAGCCTTTTTACCTGAAGTTTCAATGTCTCGCCCTATTCGCCGCCAAGGGAGTTCATACCGAGATGGTGTTAGCTCAAATGCTTTTGAAGATGGCGAAGAGGAAGAAATTAAAGAACGAATGCGGGCATTAGGCTATATTAGTTAA